The Mus musculus strain C57BL/6J chromosome 2, GRCm38.p6 C57BL/6J genome has a window encoding:
- the Cst11 gene encoding cystatin-11 precursor, which yields MAAGSWKATRLLLAILVALVAFSYQVKRKTFIRIEEVSALESSVKETLEYVTDEYNKKSEDLYNFRILRILKIMKQVTGHLEYHITVEMQRTTCLKTETSLCDIQKGELHKKIQCYFSVYAIPWVEVFKILKKNCTDIS from the exons ATGGCGGCCGGATCTTGGAAGGCAACACGGCTCCTGTTGGCCATTCTGGTGGCCCTGGTGGCTTTCAGCTACCAagtaaagaggaaaacatttataCGGATTGAAGAAGTGAGTGCATTGGAGTCTTCTGTGAAGGAGACATTGGAGTATGTCACAGATGAATACAACAAGAAAAGTGAAGACTTGTACAACTTCAGGATCCTTCGAATCCTGAAGATTATGAAGCAG GTGACAGGTCACCTGGAGTATCACATCACAGTGGAAATGCAGCGGACCACCTGCTTGAAGACAGAGACGAGCCTCTGTGATATCCAGAAAGGGGAACTTCACAAG AAAATCCAGTGCTACTTCTCAGTGTACGCCATTCCCTGGGTTGAAGTAttcaaaatactcaagaaaaactGTACCGATATCAGCTGA